CTGAAGTGCCGGGCGAACCGTATCTGCTGTTGAGTGAGCCGCACCACTTACGAGCCCATCAGCACGGTTTGTGTACACAAGCATCGTGCCGAAATAGTTTTCGTCCTGAAGAATCTTGCGGGCATCCTCTTCAGTGGCCTTGCCTTTGCGGCGCTCAACGAATGAAGCAACAAGCTCTTCGAATTCACTGTAATCTGAAGGGTCCAGGATCTCGCAGCCCTCCAGTACAACATTCATCTCCTGAGCTTTTTCTTCAACAGCTGATGTTGAGCCTACTAAAATTGGTGTCATGATGCCTTCTGCTGCCAGACGGCTTGCTGCACGAAGAATGCGCTCATCCGTGCCTTCCGGGAATACAATACGACGATTCTGCCCTTTGACTTTTTCCGTTAAACCAGTAAATAAATCACTCATGATTCGGCCTCCTAAAAACGTCTTTACCGTAAGCATACCCCATCTATACGGGAATTCAACCGATACCCTTTATGGGAGCGGTTACACATAAAAAGTTTTTCTTTTCAAACAATTCTTGATGCATTTTCTCTGTAAACACGCCCGATTAGATGAAGACGCTCTATTTATGATAAGATAAAAGAAGTGTTGAAAAAGTACAATTTACTGGGAGTGACATAGCATGAGTGAAGCTGCAACAACCCTTGACGGCTGGTATGGCCTTCATGATTTCCGTAGAATCGACTGGACGTCCTGGAAGCGTCTTTCAAGTGAGGAACGCACTGCTGCGATCCATGAATTCCAGCAGTTTTTAAAGAAGCTGCATGAGGTTCAGGATGAGGATCAGGGAAGCCATTCTTTTTATACAATTGTTGGCCAGAAGGCTGATTTCGTTCTGTTTATTCTGCGTCCAACAATGGAAGAGCTGAACGAGCTTGAAAATGAATTTAACAAGCTGACAATCGCTGATTATACCATTCCAACGTATTCTTATGTGTCTGTAGTAGAGCTTGGAAGCTACGGCTCAAAGGAATCGGACGAAGACCCGTATCAAAACCCATATGTGCGTTCACGTCTTTATCCTAAGCTTCCTAAATCTAAGCACATCTGCTTCTATCCAATGGATAAAAAGCGTGAAGGTGACGACAACTGGTACATGCTTTCTATGGAACAGCGCAAAAAGCTGATGTACGATCACGGCATGATTGGCCGTCAGTACGCCGGTAAAATCAAGCAGATCATCTCAGGCTCTGTCGGCTTTGATGACTGGGAGTGGGGCGTAACACTATACGCAGATGACGTACTGCAGTTCAAAAAAATCGTTTACGAAATGCGCTTTGACGAAACAAGCGCGCGCTACGGTGAGTTTGGTGCCTTCTATGTAGGAAACCTCCTCGAAGACGAAGATTTACCGAAGTTTTTGCATGTATGACGAATGTATCAAGGACAACTTTAACCGGTTGTCCTTTTCTTTTTAAAGAGCACTCATGTGAAAATGTTTATTGCTTTTATATTTACAGAGATGAGCGGAGCAGAAGGCGGCGACTCCTGCGGCAGAGAAGGGCAGGTGAAACTCTGCTGGCGCGGAGCGGCAAAGAGGTTCACCGCCCGGCCGCGGAAAGCGTCCGCCTGGCGCGGAGCTCATCGGACGTCTCAGGGAAATTTAATTGGTTCTAAGAATGCTCCCTGCTCATATGATTAAATGACAAAATGGTTCAGGGAGGAATTTTATTGAATCCATCAAGTATGCAGGGGCAGACGCCTCCCCCTACGTATTATCCTTACTATCAGCAGACGTATCCTCAGCAGCAACAGCAGCAGATGCCAGCTGTCTTTCCAAGAGAAGAATCATACATCGAGAATATTTTCAGGCTAAATCGCGGGAAAATGACGACAGTTTATATGACATTTGAAAATAACCGTGAGTGGAATGCAAAGATTTTTAAAGGTGTGATTGAAGCTGCAGGACGTGATCATCTCATTTTGAGTGACCCAAAAACAAATCAGCGTTATTTATTGCCGCTTCTGTATATGGATTACGCAACGTTTGATGGGGAGATAAACTATGCTTATCCTTATAACGGTGTGACGAACCGGTAAGTTGGTTTTCTGATGTAATAAATAAATCAATATTTGTGGTTTGAAATCGGGCAAGACTCATCTTTTGCAGTCATATAAATACGGAAGTGGGCATTCAATCAGCATTGATTCGACCACTTTTTCGGGTTATTTAACTACTCTTTCAGGTTATTTGACCACTCTTTTGCTTGATTAGACCACTTTTTTCCGTTATTTGACCACTCTTTACCGTTATTAAACAACTCATAGAAAAAATCACGGTTTTCCACCTTGAATAAACGCAAAAAAGATGCCCGCCACAGCGGACATCTTTTTTACATGAGTTTTACTGCTGCAATGACCAGGCATACCCAGCCTGCGAGGAATGCTACGCCGCCGATTGGTGTGATGGCGCCAAGCACGCTGATACCTGTCAGACTTAAAATATACAGGCTGCCTGAGAAGAAAATAATGCCCACGAGGAACAGCCATCCTGCTGCATTTAACAGGCCGGATGCCTGCAGGTTGCCTGCAAGAATACCGATGATTAGAATACCTGTTGCATGAAACATCTGATATTGTACGGCTGTATTCCATGTGTCGAGATATTTCGGCTCTACTCTGCCTTCAAGTGCGTGTGCCCCGAATGCGCCTAGTGCGACTGATAAGAAAGCATTAATGGCTCCGATTATAATAAATAATTTCATTTCAAGTTACGTCCCTTCTGTTAAAAATCGAAAAGTGAATCACCGTTTGAGCCGTCTTCTGTTTCAAGCGGCTTGTCCTGAAGACTGAGCTGAGCGGGTTTTGATGGAGCCTGATAGGAAGCCGTCTGAACAACAGGCTCACTGACAGGATTCACACCTTCCTCTAATGCCAAATCACAGAGCGTACGAATGGAGTGCAAATATTCACGCTGCCTTGCTCCGCTTGTCCCTCTTGCCTTTTTTGCTTCCTGTTCGATCTTCTGGAGAAGCCGGTCATAGGAAATTGACATCTTATCCTCTCCCTTTTTCTTTTAAAATTTTCTTTTCAAATGCATAACATGGCTGTCCGGATGCCCGGAACACTTCAAG
The sequence above is drawn from the Jeotgalibacillus aurantiacus genome and encodes:
- the hemQ gene encoding hydrogen peroxide-dependent heme synthase, which codes for MSEAATTLDGWYGLHDFRRIDWTSWKRLSSEERTAAIHEFQQFLKKLHEVQDEDQGSHSFYTIVGQKADFVLFILRPTMEELNELENEFNKLTIADYTIPTYSYVSVVELGSYGSKESDEDPYQNPYVRSRLYPKLPKSKHICFYPMDKKREGDDNWYMLSMEQRKKLMYDHGMIGRQYAGKIKQIISGSVGFDDWEWGVTLYADDVLQFKKIVYEMRFDETSARYGEFGAFYVGNLLEDEDLPKFLHV
- the gerQ gene encoding spore coat protein GerQ, encoding MQGQTPPPTYYPYYQQTYPQQQQQQMPAVFPREESYIENIFRLNRGKMTTVYMTFENNREWNAKIFKGVIEAAGRDHLILSDPKTNQRYLLPLLYMDYATFDGEINYAYPYNGVTNR
- a CDS encoding DUF423 domain-containing protein, producing MKLFIIIGAINAFLSVALGAFGAHALEGRVEPKYLDTWNTAVQYQMFHATGILIIGILAGNLQASGLLNAAGWLFLVGIIFFSGSLYILSLTGISVLGAITPIGGVAFLAGWVCLVIAAVKLM
- a CDS encoding YwdI family protein, yielding MSISYDRLLQKIEQEAKKARGTSGARQREYLHSIRTLCDLALEEGVNPVSEPVVQTASYQAPSKPAQLSLQDKPLETEDGSNGDSLFDF